The genomic window AGCAGCACCATTCTAGCCGAGGGCTTCCCGTCTGGGGTGGCGGTAGCAATGGTCATCGCATTGGGTTCAGGAAGTTGTCCTGCTAGAGCCTGATCGAACCATTTTTTAAATTGGATAAAAGGATTGAGGTCTACTTCGAGTTGGCTTAAACCTTCCAAGGTGTAATCCTTGCGAAGGTCGGCTACGGTTTTGTCCATTGTGATTTGTTTCCTTGCGATCAGTCTTTGTTAAAAATATCTATGATGATGATCAGTGCCATCAAGAATTTTATAAATTCTCTCAAAAAATATATAAAATAGGTTGCATAAGATGCGCCGTTCGGCCTCCCTTCAACGCCTGTTAATTTATGGTCTAAGCGGTCCAATTATCGCTCTCAATGTCTGGCTACTGTCGGTGCTTTTTCGCTATTTCCAGCATCCGATTACCGTCTTGAGCATTGCGGCGATTCTGGCTTTTCTACTAAATTACCCAGTTAAGTTTTTTGAACGCGCTCGGATCACGCGCACTCAGGCGGTGATCATAGTTTTACTTGCAACGTTAACCCTGTTTGGGATTCTGGGTGTCACCCTGGTGCCGTTGGTGATTAACCAAACAATCCAGCTATTAAATAACATCCCTGATTGGTTAGGTGCCAGTCAAGCAAACTTGGAGCAGTTTGAGATGCTGGCAAAACAACGACGTTTGCCAATTGATCTGGGGGTTGTGACCAGTCAAATCAATGCCAACATTCAGAATCTGGTGCAACAGCTAGCTTCTGGGGCAGTGGGATTTGCTGGAACACTCCTCTCAGGATTGCTTGACTTAGTGTTAGTTATTGTGCTTGCATTTTATATGCTTTTATATGGCGATCGCGTCTGGTATGGTCTGATCAATCTTTTGCCCTCTAATATTGGAGATCCTCTTACCACATCCTTGCGCCTAAATTTCCAGAACTTCTTCCTCAGCCAGTTGTTGCTAGGACTGTTCATGGTGCTAACCCTGACGCC from Nostoc sp. UHCC 0926 includes these protein-coding regions:
- a CDS encoding AI-2E family transporter: MRRSASLQRLLIYGLSGPIIALNVWLLSVLFRYFQHPITVLSIAAILAFLLNYPVKFFERARITRTQAVIIVLLATLTLFGILGVTLVPLVINQTIQLLNNIPDWLGASQANLEQFEMLAKQRRLPIDLGVVTSQINANIQNLVQQLASGAVGFAGTLLSGLLDLVLVIVLAFYMLLYGDRVWYGLINLLPSNIGDPLTTSLRLNFQNFFLSQLLLGLFMVLTLTPIFLVIKVPFALLFAILIGISELIPFIGASLGIGLVTILVLLQNWWLAVQVAIAAIIMQQLKDNLLAPRLLGNFIGLNPIWIFVAILMGFEIAGLLGTLVAVPIAGTIKGTFDAIKSGKSGDFLSTVIIARDSPHD